A window of the Cryptococcus decagattii chromosome 6, complete sequence genome harbors these coding sequences:
- a CDS encoding protein CFT1: MHALHQTLLPSSSIHYSLFLPHFTPSTIYPLPKPPAAVDTPDVKVIGNLVVAGAEVLRVFEIREESVPIIEKVKLEEDVAEGKKDVQMEEVGDGFFDDGHAERAPLKYQTARRLHLLAQHEINGTVTGLAATRTLESAIDGLDRLIVSFKDAKMALLEWSRGDIATVSLHTYERCPQMNTGDLQSYVPLLRTDPLSRLAVLTLPEDSLAVLPLIQEQSELDPLSEGFSRDAPYSPSFVLSLSDVSTTIKNIQDLLFLPGFHSPTIALLFSPMHTWSGRLQTVKDTFCLEIRTFDLSSGTSYPLLTSVSGLPSDSLYLVACPSELGGIVLVTSTGIVHIDQGGRVAAACVNAWWSRITSLKCSMASVSQKLTLEGSRCVFVTPHDMLLILQNGAVHQVRFSMEGRAVGLIEVLDKGCVVPPPSDLTVAGDGAVFVGSAEGDSWLAKVNVVRQRVERAEEKKDEMEVDWDEDLYGDINDAALDKKAQEQFGPAAITLSPYDVLTGVGKIMDIEFGIAASDQGLRTYPQLVAVSGGSRNSTFNVFRRGIPITKRRRFNELLNAEGVWFLPIDRQTGQKFKDIPEAERATILLSSEGNATRVFALSSKPTPQQIGRLDGKTLSAAPFFQRSCTLHVSPLEVVLLDNNGKIIQTVCPRGDGPKIVNASISDPFAIIRRADDSITFFVGDTVARTVAEAPIVSGGESPVCQAVEVFADTTGVYRTFEPSKSESSESISNQIDSDHKPNIPNGVNGPTARSTRQAQLTPQQIKRLQEQEPAITTEAPSMETAINSSHGTQWLALVTRSGELQIRSLPDLQVVLQSEGLGSSAPSFTDDLGENPGYVLGEKREEGEEEDEIIQMVFCPIGKGTVRQHLLALHHSGRLNAYEAQPRFTVDASSHSRRSLAVRFRKVHTQLLPISGGVGTTNGSARLPYTIVPFNNIEGLTGAFITGEKPHWIISSEAHPLRAFALKQAAMAFGKTTHLGGKGEYFIRIEDGSFICYLPPTLNTDFAIPCDRYQMERTYTNITFDPTSAHYVGAASIEVPFQAYDEEGEIQLGPDGPDLIPPTNQRSTLELFSQGSDPWKVIDGYEFDQNEEVMSMESVNLESPGAPGGYRDFIAVGTGFNFGEDRATRGNTYIFEILQTVGPQGGGGPGSVPGWKLVRRTKDPARHPVNAVNHINGYLLNTNGPKLYVKGFDYDAQLMGLAFLDIQLYATTVKVFKNFMLIGDLCKSFWFVSLQEDPYKFTTISKDLQHVSVVTADFLVHDGQVTFISSDRNGDMRMLDFDPTDPDSLNGERLMLRTEYHAGSAATVSKVIARRKTTEEEFAPQTQIIYATADGALTTVVSVKDARFKRLQLVSDQLVRNAQHVAGLNPRAFRTVRNDLLPRPLSKGILDGQLLNQFALQPIGRQKEMMRQIGTDAVTVASDLQALGGFW; encoded by the exons ATGCACGCTCTCCACCAGACCCTTCtcccctcatcctccataCACTactccctcttcctcccccacttcaccccctcaaccATCTACCCCCTTCCAAAACCCCCCGCGGCAGTCGACACTCCCGATGTCAAGGTAATCGGCAACCTCGTTGTCGCTGGAGCAGAAGTCTTGAGGGTGTTTGAAATACGGGAAGAAAGCGTCCCGATAATAGAAAAGGTCAAactggaagaggatgtggctgagggcaagaaggatgtGCAGATGGAAGAGGTCGGCGACGGGTTCTTTGATGATGGTCATGCAGAA CGGGCTCCGTTAAAATACCAAACGGCTCGGCGGCTGCATCTCTTGGCGCAACATGAAATCAACGGCACGGTGACTGGTTTGGCGGCTACGAGAACGCTCGAGAGTGCTATCGACGGTTTAGACAGGTTGATTGTGTCTTTCAAGGATGCAAAG ATGGCACTTTTGGAATGGTCAAGAGGAGATATCGCAACAGTGTCTTTGCACACCTATGAGCGATGCCCTCAAATGAACACTGGTGACTTGCAGAGCTATGTCCCACTGCTCAGAACAGACCCATTATCAAGACTGGCTGTCCTCACTCTTCCTGAAGACTCATTAGCGGTTTTGCCTCTGATTCAGGAGCAATCAGAATTAGACCCATTATCGGAAGGCTTCTCTCG TGATGCACCTTACTCGCCCTCATTTGTTCTCTCCCTTTCGGACGTGTCTACAACTATTAAGAACATCCAAgatctcctcttccttcccgGCTTCCACTCACCCACTATCGCGCTCCTCTTTTCACCCATGCACACCTGGTCGGGTAGACTACAAACCGTCAAAGATACATTTTGCTTGGAGATCCGTACCTTTGACCTTTCCTCCGGCACTTCCTATCCCCTCCTCACATCCGTCTCTGGTCTCCCCAGCGACAGTCTGTACCTCGTCGCATGTCCCTCAGAACTCGGCGGTATCGTTCTTGTGACCAGTACCGGTATTGTGCACATCGACCAAGGCGGTCGAGTGGCTGCTGCTTGCGTCAATGCCTGGTGGTCTCGAATTACATCACTCAAATGCTCAATGGCTTCTGTATCCCAGAAACTTACCCTCGAAGGATCACGATGTGTCTTTGTCACTCCTCATGACATGTTGCTCATCCTTCAGAATGGTGCGGTCCATCAAGTGAGATTTAGCATGGAAGGCAGGGCAGTAGGGTTGATCGAGGTGCTGGATAAGGGATGTGTCGTTCCCCCCCCATCAGATTTGACTGTGGCAGGCGATGGTGCTGTGTTTGTCGGTTCTGCGGAGGGTGATTCATGGTTGGCCAAGGTCAATGTCGTCAGGCAGCGAGTGGAACGGgcagaggagaaaaaggatgagatggaagtAGACTGGGATGAAG atcTGTATGGTGATATCAATGACGCTGCACTTGACAAAAAGGCGCAAGAACAATTCGGTCCCGCCGCAATCACCCTTTCTCCTTATGATGTATTGACAGGTGTTGGGAAGATTATGGATATTGAATTTGGTATTGCTGCTTCCGATCAAGGA TTACGCACTTACCCCCAACTGGTAGCTGTCAGTGGTGGATCTCGCAACTCAACGTTCAACGTCTTCCGC CGAGGTATTCCTATAACGAAGCGTCGCCGATTCAACGAGCTGCTCAATGCCGAAGGTGTCTGGTTCCTTCCTATCGATAGACAAACAGGACAAAAGTTCAAGGATATTCCAGAAGCGGAGAGAGCGACAATATTGCTGAGCAGTGAAGGAAATGCTACCAGA GTCTTTGCGCTGTCTTCTAAACCTACGCCCCAGCAAATAGGAAGGCTTGACGGCAAGACCCTGTCAGCAGCACCGTTCTTCCAGCGATCATGTACCCTGCATGTTTCGCCTCTAGAAGTCGTTCTCTTGGACAATA ATGGTAAAATAATTCAAACTGTCTGCCCTCGTGGTGATGGTCCCAAGATTGTGAATGCCAGTATCTCTGATCCGTTCGCGATCATTCGTCGAGCAGACGATAGCATCACCTTCTTTGTCGGTGATACTGTTGCAAGAACGGTTGCTGAAGCACCTATCGTCTCCGGAGGC GAGTCTCCGGTTTGCCAAGCAGTAGAGGTGTTTGCAGACACCACCGGCGTCTATCGTACTTTTGAGCCTTCCAAATCCGAGTCCTCGGAATCCATCTCCAACCAAATTGACTCTGACCATAAACCTAACATCCCCAACGGCGTCAACGGTCCCACCGCGCGTTCCACCCGCCAAGCCCAGCTCACCCCTCAGCAGATCAAGCGATTACAAGAGCAAGAACCTGCCATTACCACGGAAGCACCTAGCATGGAGACTGCTATCAACTCCTCGCATGGCACTCAATGGCTTGCGCTTGTGACGAGGAGTGGAGAACTGCAGATACGGTCCTTACCCGATCTGCAGGTTGTACTGCAGAGTGAAGGTTTGGGATCGTCCGCACCGAGTTTTACGGATGACTTAGGTGAAAATCCTGGGTATGTGCTTGGtgagaaaagggaagaaggtgaagaagaggacgagatTATACAGATGGTATTCTGCCCCATTGGAAAGGGAACTGTCAGGCAGCACTTGCTC GCTCTTCACCACTCGGGTCGATTAAACGCTTACGAAGCTCAACCTCGCTTCACTGTTGACGCGTCATCCCATTCTCGTCGTTCGCTCGCAGTACGATTCCGTAAAGTTCACACtcaacttcttcccatctcGGGTGGTGTCGGTACCACCAACGGCAGCGCTCGGTTGCCTTACACCATTGTCCCCTTCAACAATATTGAAGGTTTGACCGGAGCGTTTATTACCGGAGAGAAACCGCACTGGATTATCTCAAGTGAGGCACATCCTCTGAGGGCATTTGCGTTGAAACAGGCTGCGATGGCGTTTGGTAAGACGACTCATCTGGGTGGGAAGGGCGAATACTTCATCAGAATAGAAGAT GGTTCCTTCATTTGTTACTTACCTCCCACACTTAACACGGACTTTGCGATTCCTTGCGATCGGTACCAAATGGAGCGAACTTATACCAATATAACGTTCGATCCAACATCTGCTCATTATGTCGGAGCCGCTTCTATTGAGGTCCCATTCCAAGCgtatgatgaagagggagagatcCAGTTGGGACCAGATG GTCCTGACCTTATTCCTCCGACCAACCAACGATCAACTCTTGAACTTTTCTCGCAAGGTTCTGATCCTTGGAAAGTTATCGATGGTTATGAGTTTGATCAAAACGAAGAAGTCATGAGTATGGAAAGTGTGAACTTGGAATCGCCTGGGGCGCCGGGTGGCTATAGGGACTTTATCGCCGTGGGAACTGGTTTCAATTTTGGCGAAGATCGAGCTACGAGAGGGAAT ACATATATATTTGAGATCCTTCAAACAGTCGGGCCGCAAGGAGGGGGAGGCCCTGGTAGTGTACCAGGATGGAAATTGGTCAGGAGGACAAAAGACCCTGCAAGACATCCCGTGAATGCTGTGAATCACATTAACGGTTACTTGTTGAACACCAATGGCCCAAAG CTCTACGTTAAAGGTTTCGACTACGACGCTCAACTCATGGGTCTCGCTTTCCTCGATATCCAATTATATGCTACTACTGTGAAAGTGTTTAAGAACTTCATGCTCATTGGCGACCTTTGCAAAAGTTTCTGGTTTGTTTCACTTCAGGAAGATCCGTACAAGTTCACGACTATCAGTAAAGATTTGCAACACGTCTCGGTTGTGACCGCAGACTTCCTCGTCCACGATGGCCAGGTGACCTTCATCTCCAGCGATAGGAATGGTGATATGAGAATGCTTGACTTCGATCCCACTG ATCCCGACTCGCTGAATGGTGAACGCTTGATGCTGAGAACAGAATACCATGCTGGGTCTGCTGCCACAGTATCTAAGGTGATTGCCAGGAGGAAAACTACAGAGGAGGAATTTGCGCCGCAAACACAGATTATTTATG CCACGGCCGACGGAGCGTTGACGACTGTTGTTTCTGTTAAGGATGCGAGGTTCAAAAGGTTACAGCTCGTATCTGACCAATTAGTCAGGAATGCCCAGCATGTTGCGGGTCTCAACCCTCGAGCTTTCAG AACTGTTCGTAACGACCTCTTACCACGCCCCTTATCGAAGGGTATCCTGGACGGTCAACTTCTAAACCAGTTCGCTCTTCAACCGATAGGAAGGCaaaaggagatgatgcGACAGATCGGTACGGACGCTGTTACCGTTGCTAGTGATTTGCAGGCTCTGGGCGGTTTCTGGTAA